Proteins from a single region of Punica granatum isolate Tunisia-2019 chromosome 8, ASM765513v2, whole genome shotgun sequence:
- the LOC116188650 gene encoding uncharacterized protein LOC116188650: MEKLSYQKRLQYLRELANGDSTAHKLINAIQSRGKRELCQAAEQIILALDLTIRPPLDDGNAIRFHVKKMLEHLARIALLLSDSDKDPTSTMFLRIKPLQELLESIANSLGLKTEVVAKHDKECNGTKRYLMPNLKPHQILTEYQRDAVRFNVEHYLPKEVQRDIRNRHPSSFLRWRCRYIELQRNQRPSGTTEHNIYILREGNENYYWILKSTPRELAAELFEAGLVRVMDIEAGEKLKEFPSVIYKSLERERSLSPHKDLMLLVHCTPPEWNEAIVRPSYHLIRVTEQIGIPNPPGSRELSPKEITEEFIANRKAQCLENMFQMLRNDPSWTSVSGTLRILIQKKLKRKEKKQEKELREEFEKGIIEATHDMSDLARERLLSEMQVYKPKAPAVDAGLNREKVEQFLGENLDGKDGMEREENHAVDV, translated from the exons ATGGAGAAACTGAGCTACCAAAAGAGACTCCAATATCTAAGGGAGCTGGCAAATGGAGACTCAACTGCCCACAAGCTCATAAATGCAATCCAATCAAGGGGCAAGAGAGAGTTGTGCCAAGCTGCTGAACAAATAATCCTTGCCCTAGATCTTACCATTAGGCCACCGCTCGATGATGGAAATGCAATTCGTTTCCATGTCAAGAAAATGCTCGAACACCTTGCCAGAATTGCTTTGCTCTTGAGTGATTCCGATAAGGATCCTACTTCTACCATGTTCCTTAGAATCAAACCCTTGCAGGAATTGCTCGAGAGTATCGCCAATAGCCTAGGTCTGAAAACCGAAGTTGTGGCAAAACACGACAAAGAGTGTAATGGAACCAAGCGTTACCTAATGCCGAATTTGAAACCGCACCAAATACTCACCGAGTACCAGAGGGACGCCGTGAGGTTCAATGTGGAGCATTACTTGCCAAAAGAGGTGCAGAGGGATATAAGGAACCGGCACCCTTCATCTTTCCTGAGGTGGCGGTGTCGCTACATTGAGTTGCAAAGGAACCAGAGGCCGTCTGGAACAACGGAgcataacatatatatattgcggGAAGGAAACGAGAACTACTATTGGATCCTGAAGTCGACACCGAGAGAGCTAGCGGCTGAGTTATTCGAAGCAGGGCTAGTGAGAGTCATGGATATTGAGGCAGGGGAGAAGCTGAAGGAGTTCCCTTCAGTTATCTACAAATCCTTGGAGAGGGAAAGATCTCTCAGCCCCCATAAGGACCTTATGCTTTTG GTGCATTGCACTCCGCCTGAATGGAACGAAGCCATTGTTCGTCCGAGCTACCATCTAATTCGAGTGACGGAGCAAATTGGGATCCCGAACCCACCAGGGTCCCGAGAGCTTAGTCCGAAAGAAATAACCGAGGAATTCATTGCCAACAGAAAGGCCCAGTGCCTAGAAAACATGTTCCAGATGCTTCGGAACGATCCGTCTTGGACTAGCGTTTCAGGCACTCTGAGGATTCTGATCCAGAAGAAGCTcaagaggaaggagaagaagcagGAGAAGGAGCTGAGGGAGGAGTTCGAGAAGGGGATAATAGAAGCGACCCACGACATGTCAGACTTGGCTCGTGAGAGACTATTGTCAGAGATGCAAGTTTACAAGCCGAAGGCACCTGCTGTTGATGCCGGCCTGAACAGGGAAAAGGTTGAGCAGTTTTTGGGTGAAAACTTAGACGGTAAAGACGGGATGGAACGCGAGGAAAATCACGCTGTCGATGTTTAG